The Rhodopirellula islandica sequence AGCGGCCTGCCAAGTCGACTGCATCGACGTTTTGGGGCAACACTGCGGAGACATGCTGCATCGCGGTGGTTGCACGCCAGCGAGCCGAAATGTTCAGAATCACGCGACGCAAATCAGGTGGATTTCGCACCCAAAGAACCGCGGAAGGCCACGCCTCCTGAAGCAATGACGCAACGTGCATCGCGGGCAAGCACCCGAGGCTGTTGCCGCACAGCCAAATGCGTGTCTCGTTGCCACTGGAGGATTGCTGGGCACGTGCCGAGAGGACTCTGAGGGACCACTCCGCTGCTGCGTTTGAAAAATTCTGGAGCGTTGCTTTGCCAGGGCTGCCACCATAGCCAGGTGGATTCCAGGTCCACACTTCGGCGGACTTCGAAATCGGTTGCTTGGGTTGCATTGGAAACGGTGTTGACCGCTCCGCTCGTCCGCCCGTTCCGGGGAACTTCAGCACGAGATCCTCGGGTGGCGGGATCTCTCGCCAATCTTCCAGGCGGCTGTTGTCTTGGGCGCTGTTTGCCGAAGTGTTTCCGACGCGATGCACGAAGGATTCAATCCAAGCGTCAGGTGCACGACCGTTGGAATCGGATTTCGAGTGATCCGACAGTGAGACGCGACATCGAATTTGAGGGCGGTGGTCGATCGGGTCCGTGGTTGGGCGGAGGACAAAGCGGTTGAGCAGTCCAAACCGAATGCACCGGGACCAGTTTTGAATTGGACGCATGCGTTTCATCCACTCACGCCTGGGGTCGTTTGGGTTTCCAATGCGGAAGGCGTTTCAGCTTGGGTGCCTGCTCGAGGCAACCATCCGGCCAGCGACAACCCGATCAGCGGGCTCAACACGGAAAACAGCATGAAATTCGAGAACAAGGCAATGGAAGTGAACACGATCGCTCCAATGATTGCCGCCCAGCGAGCGGGAAGCAACCAAACACCCAGGCCCGCGACGGTTTCAATCAAGACCACTTTGCGACTGTAGAACGTCGCGATGGAGCGAAGCGTTTCGGTGTCAAAGTTGCCGCGCAAGAAGTTGAAGACCCAAAAGTCTCGGTCGAGAAAATAGATTTCCCACAACACATCGCCGGACCAGTATTCCGCCGTCCATTTCCCGGAGGCTCCTCCCAGCAACACCACCGAAACGATCACGCGACTGAGGAAGCTTGCTTTGCGTCCGAGTTCCTCTGGCGAGTCAAGTTCCAACCGCGTGGTGTACCAAAACGCCCACAGGCTGCACCACCAAAACGTGACGAAGGTCATGTCGTTGTAGCTGCCCTGATGCCAGATCATCACCGTCGCTGAGATCCACGTCACGCCAGCGGCGAAGCATCGCGGCCAGCGTTGTTCTGTGATCCATGCGGCAACAACGGAGATGGCAGCTGTTAAGAAGGCAACTCGCAACACCGTCGCCGATTGCAACCAAGTCGGGAAGAAATCGTGTTGGATCGGGATGGCTTCATAGATTCGATCGGCCAACAAGTAAAACGTCCACTTCCAAAACAGACCCAGCATCATGCCGACCCATGTTAGATGGAGCGGCGTCAGTGGCGTCCAGGACAGTTTCTTGAGAAGCGTTGAAAGCTGCCTCCTGAATTTGGCGACGAGATTCATTGCGCTGAATCCTCGGCCAGCATCATTCGCCACATCCCAGCGTCATCGCATGACAGCTCGTACGTTGATTGCAGCGATTCGCCACGGTAATGCGATTCCATCACCAACCAACGCGGTTCGCCGTCCTGCAGGTAGCGGACTCGCCCGTTGGCGAAGGTGAATTCACGTGCCGGGTAGTGGTTGATGGTTCGTGTTGCCAAGACGCCCAGTCCGGTCGCGTTCTCGTCCAAGGGTGACAACCAAAGCGGATCGACCAACCCGGCCAGTTCACCTTCCGGCGGCAAGTCACGAATTTCGGTGGTGTTCTTGAAGTTGTACATCGCCGGAATCGGCGTCTGGATCGCCCACCAAGCGAACGAAGGCGTTCGCAAGTGGAACCGCTGCATCGTTGAGTGAATGATTGGCGGGCACACGGGCATCAGCAGCAACCAAGCGGCAACGACCGCAGCGACCGTGATCAGAATGCGATATCCCCAATCCGGCTTCGATCGAAGCGTCGAAGGTTTCGCAGAAGCATTCATGGGGCCATGGCCGATGGAAGAAATTCGACGGGCGCGGTCGGTCAACGACATCACGCCGAGTGGGAATATTCAAACGTACCCCACACCCAATCATCGGCATTGGAGGAGGCGGTTCTGCGACATCACGTCGCCGTTCCAGTCACCGCCGGATCCAGACCGAAACGATTGTGCGGGTTGTGCCGGAACGCCGTCGTTGGCCACTGGCAGTCGGGTGACTACATCTTCGCGATCAGGTCGATCAGCAATTGGCGGACGGCCTGCGGGGATGCGTTGGGATTCTTCTTTTTGGCTTGTCCGATCAAGGCTCCGACCGCTTGTTGCTTGCCGGCCTGCACGTCCGTGACGACTTGTGGGTTGGCCGCCAACAGTTCCTTGCACAGGGATTCCAGTGCGTCGTCGTCGACCGCTTCGATGCCCAGCGACTTGGTGGCTTGATCGATCGTTTCGTCATGCGTGAGCAAGTGCTCAAACACATCGCGAGCACGATTGTTGTCCAGCTTCCCGTCGACAATCATCCGGATCAGTTCACCGAGTCGCTCGGCCGGAACAGGGAAGGCATCGATGTCGAGGTTTCGTTCCTTCATCGTTCGCATGACGTCCTGCATCATCCACGATGCTGTGCGACGTCCGTCGCCGCTGGCTCCCACGGCGGTCTCGAAGTATTCGATCACGTCGGGACCTTGGTTGACGATCACCTCGGCGTCGTAAGGTTTGATGCGGTGCTGCGTCTGCAATCGCTCGCGAGTCACGGCGGGCAATTCGCCCAACGATTCCGCGATGGAATCCACGTATTCGCGAGGCAGGCGGACGGGCAGCAAATCGGGATCGGGGAAGTATCGGTAGTCCGCCGACTCTTCCTTCTCTCGTTGAGCAAACGTTTGCTCGGCGGAGTCATCCCAACCACGAGTGGTCTTGGGAGAGTCATCGATCGTTTGGCGGTTTTCTTCCCAAGCGACGAGTTGACGTTGCACTTCGTAGTCAATCGATCGCTGGACGTTTCGGAAGCTGTTGAGGTTCTTGATTTCAACGATCGGCGTCGCGATTTTTTTGCCTTCGACGTCGATGTGCAAGTTCACGTTGGCGTCGACTCGCAGGCTGCCTTCTTGCATTTCGCAATCGGAAACCTTCAGGTGAGTCAGCAGCAACTTCAGTTCGCTCAGGTAAGCTCTGGCCTCATCGGCAGACCGGAGGTCCGGTTGGCTGACGATTTCCAACAGAGGTGTGCCGCATCGGTTGAGGTCGATCTTCGTATCGCTGATGCCTGACGCTTCATCGTGCATGCTCTTGCCAGCGTCCTCTTCCAAGTGTGCCCGTACGAGCCTGATTCGGCGTTCGGTCTCGCCATCGTCCGTGCTGATTGCCAGGTACCCATCGGCACAGATCGGCAAATCAAACTGGCTGATTTGATAGCCCTTCGGCAAATCGGGGTAGAAGTATTGTTTCCGATCCCACTTGGTCAGCGGGGGAATGTCGCAATTCAACGCCAATCCGGTTTTGACGGACAACGCGATCGCCTCGCGATTCATCACCGGCAGCGCTCCGGGCATCCCCAAGCAAACCGGGCAAACCTGAGTGTTGGGGGGGGCACCAAATTCGGTGGTGCATCCACAAAACAGCTTGGTTTGAGTTTTCAGTTGGACGTGGACTTCCAGCCCGATGATGGTCGTGACGGGATGTTTTTGGCAGGCCAAGATCGCGGAGGCAGTCATGCGGTGAGCCGGTGAGTCAGGAAAAACGGAGATGCACCGGCAATATCCCGCATCCTTCCCATGGGCTCAATCCCCAGCCGTTTTGCGAGCGACCCGAGTCACCCAATTCGTCAGATCACGAAAATAGGGCCGCGGGTCGGGTTCGAACTCAAACGTGTGGGCGGCCTGGTCGTAACACGTGCATTCTTTGTCGCTCGCCGCCATCTGACTGTACATTTCACGTGTTTTCGCGTTGTCGACGATCCGGTCCTGTCCCGCCAGCACCAACCAGGTCGGCGTGCGAATTGTCGG is a genomic window containing:
- a CDS encoding alpha/beta hydrolase encodes the protein MRPIQNWSRCIRFGLLNRFVLRPTTDPIDHRPQIRCRVSLSDHSKSDSNGRAPDAWIESFVHRVGNTSANSAQDNSRLEDWREIPPPEDLVLKFPGTGGRAERSTPFPMQPKQPISKSAEVWTWNPPGYGGSPGKATLQNFSNAAAEWSLRVLSARAQQSSSGNETRIWLCGNSLGCLPAMHVASLLQEAWPSAVLWVRNPPDLRRVILNISARWRATTAMQHVSAVLPQNVDAVDLAGRCKIPAVFLMSEKDSLVLPEYQKAIHAAYAGPKLVVELSGLSHDDVLEEEHRPAINNALDWVIRRSQRPA
- the gatB gene encoding Asp-tRNA(Asn)/Glu-tRNA(Gln) amidotransferase subunit GatB, with product MTASAILACQKHPVTTIIGLEVHVQLKTQTKLFCGCTTEFGAPPNTQVCPVCLGMPGALPVMNREAIALSVKTGLALNCDIPPLTKWDRKQYFYPDLPKGYQISQFDLPICADGYLAISTDDGETERRIRLVRAHLEEDAGKSMHDEASGISDTKIDLNRCGTPLLEIVSQPDLRSADEARAYLSELKLLLTHLKVSDCEMQEGSLRVDANVNLHIDVEGKKIATPIVEIKNLNSFRNVQRSIDYEVQRQLVAWEENRQTIDDSPKTTRGWDDSAEQTFAQREKEESADYRYFPDPDLLPVRLPREYVDSIAESLGELPAVTRERLQTQHRIKPYDAEVIVNQGPDVIEYFETAVGASGDGRRTASWMMQDVMRTMKERNLDIDAFPVPAERLGELIRMIVDGKLDNNRARDVFEHLLTHDETIDQATKSLGIEAVDDDALESLCKELLAANPQVVTDVQAGKQQAVGALIGQAKKKNPNASPQAVRQLLIDLIAKM